In Oscillatoria acuminata PCC 6304, a single window of DNA contains:
- a CDS encoding Uma2 family endonuclease, with the protein MDDELTTLAFLDYLELEKTSPVRHDYIAGQLFEIETLSPQHDRLAINIGSGLYDRLRDTHCQVFTAEMKLWIPSADVAYYPDVMVICEPEDGHPNYKTQPRLIVEILSSNTVATDRQEKFFAYQTLPSFQEYVLVPQDQIGIELYRKTAEGSWEKTLLNPKEDLHLQSLGLTLPLTEIYEDSLMD; encoded by the coding sequence ATGGATGACGAACTGACAACTTTGGCCTTTTTGGACTATCTTGAACTAGAGAAAACCAGTCCCGTTCGCCATGACTACATCGCCGGTCAATTATTTGAAATTGAAACCCTCAGTCCCCAACACGATCGCCTTGCTATCAATATCGGTTCCGGACTATACGACCGACTGCGGGATACCCATTGCCAAGTATTTACTGCCGAAATGAAACTCTGGATTCCTTCGGCAGATGTTGCCTATTATCCCGATGTTATGGTGATTTGTGAACCGGAAGATGGCCATCCTAATTATAAAACTCAACCTCGATTAATTGTAGAAATTCTTTCCTCTAATACCGTCGCCACGGACCGGCAAGAAAAGTTTTTTGCTTATCAAACCTTACCCAGTTTCCAGGAATATGTTCTCGTTCCTCAAGACCAAATAGGGATTGAACTGTATCGCAAAACAGCAGAAGGTTCCTGGGAGAAAACTCTTTTAAATCCAAAAGAAGACCTGCATTTGCAATCCCTGGGATTAACCCTCCCCCTGACCGAAATTTATGAAGATTCCTTGATGGACTAA
- a CDS encoding CHAT domain-containing protein, with protein sequence MKGMLTQLIARCRSRCNHWKFRIFTRRGNRLLLRGLAFLMAWGFVTGVLPAIASGRGPLPSPVLTFTPAQENSGDRLQLSQLPAQSVQEQWETLLNQGRELFQGGRFAEAVRVWNRAAEGYQQEGDRLNQALCLNFLTLAYQALGEWDAAEAAIQESLSLLDSVETPSHRSGNSASQRIRAQALNSKGSLQLARGEPEAALDSWKQAESLYQAQGDFIGALGSQINQAQGMQTLGLYRRSRLLLEQVNQQLQSQPDSSLKITGLQNLGNALQVVGDLPEAQRVLAQSLAIARNLRSPWEISTTLLRLGNTARALQDWDQALTYYREAAATATAPMTQLDAQLNQLSLAVEIQQWETARSLLNPITEQLATLPSSRSGVYARVNFAFSALEMLESLSATGEGDSTLNTPQIAQILATAVQEANALQDPRSQSYAIGELGHLYKRTGQFSDAQKLTQQALAIALSINAKEIAARWQWQLGRILKETGETQSAIAAYSEAVDSLSLLRRDLVAIGPEVQFSFQERVEPIYRELVSLLLNSNPTQDQLKQARETLEALQLAELEDFFRQACLDVQPVQIDQVDAKAAAIYPIILPDRLEVILSIPGQPLRHYATGLPQGEVERTLERLLAALNPFFSDQERLQLSEQVYDWLIRPAEASLADGEIQTLVFVLDGLLRNLPMAALYDGGRYLVETYNIALTPGLQLLAPQAIGQNQLRALTVGLTEARQGFSALPGVSRELDEIRSHLPVQVILNQEFTADALKEEIQKSSFPVVHLATHGQFSSNPENTFILTYDQKVNVTELQEILQSRETGRWGANQSEIPPIELLVFSACQTATGDKRAALGLAGMAVRSGARSTLATLWSVKDDSTSQLMADFYREFSLGQISKAEALRRAQVALLQQPEYQHPFYWAPFILVGNWL encoded by the coding sequence ATGAAAGGAATGTTGACTCAATTGATCGCCCGATGCCGATCGCGCTGTAACCACTGGAAATTCCGTATTTTTACCCGGAGGGGAAACCGACTGCTGCTGAGGGGCCTAGCTTTTCTGATGGCGTGGGGATTCGTCACCGGGGTGTTACCGGCGATCGCCTCGGGTCGGGGGCCTCTCCCCTCACCCGTTCTCACATTTACTCCAGCCCAGGAAAATTCTGGCGATCGCTTGCAGTTGTCCCAACTCCCTGCGCAGTCGGTGCAGGAGCAATGGGAAACTCTCCTCAACCAGGGACGGGAGCTTTTTCAGGGGGGACGATTTGCAGAAGCAGTCAGGGTTTGGAACCGCGCTGCCGAGGGGTATCAACAGGAGGGCGATCGCCTCAATCAAGCCCTCTGTCTCAACTTTCTCACCCTCGCTTATCAAGCATTAGGAGAGTGGGATGCCGCAGAAGCCGCGATCCAAGAAAGCTTATCCCTCCTCGATTCTGTGGAAACTCCCTCTCACAGGTCCGGAAATTCAGCCTCCCAACGGATTCGCGCCCAAGCCTTGAACAGTAAAGGGAGTCTGCAATTGGCCCGGGGAGAACCAGAAGCTGCCCTCGACAGTTGGAAACAAGCCGAATCCTTGTATCAAGCTCAAGGGGACTTCATCGGGGCCTTGGGCAGTCAAATTAACCAAGCTCAAGGGATGCAAACCTTGGGATTGTACCGGCGATCGCGACTGTTATTAGAGCAGGTGAACCAACAATTGCAGTCCCAACCGGATTCGAGTCTGAAAATCACTGGCTTACAAAATCTCGGCAATGCCTTACAAGTCGTCGGAGATTTACCCGAAGCGCAACGGGTGTTAGCACAAAGTTTAGCCATTGCCCGGAATCTGCGCTCTCCCTGGGAAATCAGTACCACCCTGTTGAGGTTGGGCAATACCGCCCGCGCCTTACAGGATTGGGACCAAGCTCTCACCTACTATCGGGAAGCGGCAGCAACGGCAACTGCACCGATGACTCAACTAGATGCTCAACTCAATCAACTGAGTTTAGCTGTAGAAATCCAGCAGTGGGAAACTGCCCGATCGCTCTTGAACCCCATCACCGAGCAACTGGCAACCCTCCCTTCCAGTCGTTCCGGGGTTTATGCTCGGGTGAATTTCGCGTTTTCAGCCCTAGAAATGCTGGAGAGTTTATCCGCAACAGGAGAGGGGGATTCAACCCTGAACACGCCCCAAATTGCCCAAATTCTGGCAACGGCAGTGCAAGAGGCGAATGCGCTCCAAGATCCCCGATCGCAATCCTACGCGATTGGCGAGTTAGGGCATTTGTACAAACGCACTGGGCAGTTTTCCGATGCCCAAAAATTGACCCAGCAAGCCCTGGCGATCGCCCTGAGTATCAATGCCAAAGAGATTGCGGCGCGCTGGCAGTGGCAACTCGGACGCATTTTGAAGGAAACCGGGGAGACTCAAAGTGCGATCGCCGCCTATAGCGAAGCCGTTGACAGTTTATCTCTCCTGCGCCGCGACTTAGTGGCGATCGGCCCAGAGGTCCAATTTTCCTTTCAAGAACGGGTCGAACCCATCTACCGAGAATTGGTCAGTTTACTGTTGAATTCCAATCCTACTCAAGACCAACTCAAACAAGCCCGGGAGACCCTGGAAGCCCTGCAACTGGCTGAATTAGAGGACTTTTTTCGCCAAGCCTGTTTAGATGTCCAGCCGGTACAAATCGACCAGGTGGATGCCAAAGCCGCAGCGATTTATCCGATTATTTTACCCGATCGCTTGGAAGTGATTCTCTCCATCCCGGGACAGCCCCTGCGTCATTATGCCACCGGGTTACCCCAAGGTGAGGTGGAACGCACCCTGGAACGGTTACTGGCTGCTTTGAATCCTTTTTTCTCGGATCAGGAGCGATTGCAGTTATCGGAACAGGTCTATGACTGGCTGATTCGACCGGCAGAAGCCAGTTTAGCCGATGGGGAGATTCAGACTCTCGTGTTTGTGCTCGATGGTCTGTTGCGAAATCTACCGATGGCAGCGCTCTATGATGGAGGACGGTATTTGGTGGAAACCTATAACATTGCTCTCACGCCGGGATTGCAATTACTGGCTCCCCAGGCGATCGGTCAGAACCAACTCCGGGCCTTAACTGTGGGATTGACCGAAGCGCGTCAGGGGTTTAGTGCGCTGCCTGGGGTCTCTCGTGAACTGGATGAGATTCGTTCTCATCTCCCCGTGCAAGTGATTTTAAATCAGGAGTTTACTGCGGATGCGCTCAAGGAGGAGATTCAAAAGAGTTCTTTTCCGGTGGTCCATTTGGCAACTCATGGCCAGTTTAGTTCCAATCCTGAGAATACTTTTATTCTCACTTATGATCAGAAAGTGAATGTAACCGAACTCCAGGAGATTTTGCAATCGCGAGAAACGGGCCGTTGGGGGGCCAATCAGTCCGAGATTCCCCCGATTGAATTGCTGGTGTTTAGTGCTTGTCAGACGGCAACGGGAGACAAACGGGCAGCTTTGGGATTGGCAGGGATGGCGGTGCGATCGGGTGCGCGATCGACATTAGCCACCTTGTGGTCTGTGAAAGACGATTCTACCTCGCAGTTGATGGCTGATTTTTATCGGGAATTCTCCCTCGGTCAGATTAGCAAGGCCGAGGCCCTCCGTCGCGCTCAAGTCGCTTTATTGCAACAACCCGAATACCAACATCCGTTTTATTGGGCACCGTTTATTTTGGTCGGAAATTGGCTTTAA
- a CDS encoding DUF928 domain-containing protein yields the protein MARQQTNVPLTLLFTLSLNLVWVGGILNPAQAQTSSDAQRLQPGEIAQVTFNPPGKGQPRNTAGGASRDGNSCVQEPQLSSGCVTPLIPEADQGLTVAQRPTFYVYVPQTSAREIFFALKDENNQHHYQTNIPIPEGEGAVMAIALPDDAPALEIGQTYRWTFILIDETGLKPDSPGVQGDIRRVEANSLTLDSEQTDPTLELAQQYGTAGIWYDMITTLAQLRQSSPNDTTILASWKGLLTSVGLEEIATKPIALP from the coding sequence ATGGCAAGGCAACAGACTAATGTACCTCTAACCCTCTTATTCACCCTGTCCCTAAATCTGGTATGGGTGGGAGGCATTCTTAATCCAGCTCAGGCGCAGACTAGCAGCGACGCTCAACGGCTACAACCCGGGGAGATCGCTCAAGTCACGTTCAATCCCCCAGGCAAGGGGCAACCTCGCAATACCGCAGGGGGTGCATCCCGGGATGGAAATTCCTGTGTGCAAGAACCACAGTTGTCCAGTGGGTGCGTCACACCACTCATCCCAGAAGCGGATCAGGGGTTGACTGTAGCACAGCGCCCCACATTTTACGTTTACGTTCCTCAAACCTCGGCGAGGGAAATCTTTTTCGCCCTCAAAGATGAAAATAATCAGCATCACTACCAAACCAATATCCCCATCCCTGAAGGCGAAGGTGCAGTCATGGCGATCGCCTTACCTGATGATGCACCAGCTTTAGAAATCGGCCAAACCTATCGATGGACCTTTATCCTCATTGATGAAACTGGACTCAAACCCGATAGTCCCGGTGTCCAGGGAGACATTCGCCGGGTCGAAGCCAACTCCCTAACCTTGGATTCCGAGCAAACTGATCCCACCCTGGAACTCGCCCAGCAGTACGGAACCGCCGGGATTTGGTATGACATGATCACCACCTTAGCCCAGCTTCGGCAGTCGAGTCCCAATGACACGACAATCCTAGCGAGTTGGAAGGGCTTATTAACTTCCGTTGGGTTAGAGGAAATTGCCACCAAACCCATTGCACTGCCTTAG
- a CDS encoding CHASE2 domain-containing protein → MTAPTVTAIVISANSAGLFQLLEWATLDLFFRHRPQETIDPRIVIVTIDEPDLTEVGQWPMPDAVLAQLLETINANEPRLIGIDLYRNFRVEPGSERLEQVFKSTPNLIGIEKVVGNRVKPPPILAEMGQVAMADLVLDPDGKVRRSLLSVVTDDGETKLSLSARMSLIYLEAEGMGLEAVDPDSSQLQLGQARFIPLQGNDGGYVRADTGGYQIFLNYKGTEKNFKTISMTDILNDRIPPDLIRDRLVLVGVTAESLNDLFLTPYSAYGNSLLRMPGVLIHANAIAQILSAALDGRPLIQVGSDWVEGFWVVLSSLFGATVSYSLLQAGIFKNNSSWRWAIFAVWLGLGNLGLFIGGYVAFLNSWWIPIISPLVALTISAITIAGYYSRGLQRDSQSQLTQFLEAMPVAIAVLDSKGRPYYTNQKAKELLGKGPVTTAPSQRLSDVYQIYFGGSDLPYPSECLPIVRALHGERATADDMEIHRPDAIIPIEAWATPIYDNNGNISYAMAAFQDITDRKQVEAERERFTKELFDLNKNLEDALDAELELTDAYGRFVPHEFLYFLGYESIVEVKLGEAVEMEMSILFSDIRDFTTLSEGMTPEDNFKFINSYLSSMEPAIADNNGFIDKYIGDAIMALFSGSADDAVKAGITMLNQLAEYNQGREKAGYTPIHIGIGINTGSLMLGTVGGQKRMDSTVISDAVNLASRIEGLTKNYGVALLISDRTFCSLKDPNSYDIRHIDRVQVKGKSEIVSVYEVFEADPPAIREGKLITKSIFEEAIQLYNKGSYPEAARFFQKCLRINPGDQVAHIYLERTQSPHH, encoded by the coding sequence ATGACGGCTCCCACTGTTACTGCGATCGTGATTTCCGCTAACTCAGCCGGACTCTTTCAACTGTTAGAGTGGGCGACGTTAGACTTATTTTTTCGGCACCGTCCCCAGGAAACGATCGACCCTCGAATTGTGATTGTCACCATTGATGAACCGGATCTTACCGAAGTCGGTCAATGGCCAATGCCGGATGCAGTTTTGGCCCAATTATTAGAAACCATTAACGCCAATGAACCCCGGCTCATTGGTATTGATTTATATCGGAATTTTCGCGTAGAACCCGGGTCGGAAAGATTAGAACAGGTGTTTAAATCTACCCCGAATTTAATTGGGATAGAAAAAGTGGTGGGCAATCGAGTCAAACCCCCACCTATTTTAGCAGAGATGGGGCAGGTGGCTATGGCGGATTTGGTCTTAGACCCCGATGGTAAAGTTCGTCGCAGTTTACTGTCGGTGGTTACCGATGATGGGGAGACTAAATTAAGTTTATCCGCCCGGATGAGTTTAATCTATTTGGAAGCGGAAGGGATGGGTTTAGAGGCGGTAGACCCGGATAGTTCCCAATTGCAATTGGGTCAAGCCCGGTTTATCCCTCTCCAAGGAAATGACGGGGGATATGTCCGGGCGGATACGGGGGGGTATCAAATTTTTCTGAACTATAAGGGGACTGAAAAGAATTTTAAAACCATCTCAATGACTGATATTTTGAACGATCGCATTCCCCCGGATTTAATTCGCGATCGCCTGGTGTTAGTCGGGGTGACCGCTGAGAGCCTGAATGACCTATTTTTGACCCCTTATAGTGCCTATGGCAACAGTCTACTCCGAATGCCCGGAGTGCTGATTCATGCTAATGCGATCGCTCAAATTTTAAGCGCAGCCCTCGATGGTCGTCCCTTGATTCAAGTGGGGTCCGATTGGGTGGAAGGGTTTTGGGTAGTCTTGAGTTCCCTGTTTGGGGCTACAGTCTCCTATTCCTTGCTTCAAGCTGGAATTTTCAAAAACAATTCAAGCTGGCGATGGGCGATTTTTGCCGTCTGGCTAGGGTTAGGGAATCTGGGACTTTTCATCGGGGGTTATGTAGCTTTTTTAAATAGTTGGTGGATTCCCATCATCTCTCCCCTCGTTGCTTTAACCATTTCAGCAATCACCATTGCCGGATATTATAGCCGGGGACTTCAGCGCGATAGCCAAAGTCAATTGACCCAGTTTTTAGAAGCCATGCCGGTGGCAATTGCCGTTCTTGATTCCAAGGGCAGACCCTATTATACCAATCAAAAAGCTAAAGAATTGTTAGGAAAAGGACCTGTAACAACTGCACCAAGTCAGCGCTTATCCGATGTTTATCAAATCTATTTTGGGGGGAGCGATCTCCCCTACCCGTCCGAATGCTTACCCATCGTCCGCGCACTTCATGGCGAGCGGGCCACCGCTGATGATATGGAAATTCACCGCCCTGATGCCATCATCCCTATTGAAGCCTGGGCAACCCCAATTTATGACAATAATGGCAATATTTCCTATGCAATGGCTGCCTTTCAAGATATTACCGATCGCAAACAAGTCGAAGCCGAACGAGAACGTTTTACCAAAGAACTCTTTGACCTCAATAAAAACCTAGAAGATGCCCTGGATGCAGAATTAGAACTCACCGATGCCTACGGGCGCTTTGTTCCCCATGAATTTCTCTATTTTTTAGGCTATGAAAGCATTGTAGAAGTCAAACTCGGGGAAGCCGTCGAAATGGAAATGTCCATTTTATTCTCGGACATTCGCGATTTTACTACCCTTTCCGAAGGCATGACCCCAGAAGATAATTTTAAATTTATTAACTCTTATTTGTCCAGTATGGAACCCGCCATTGCCGATAATAATGGATTTATTGACAAATACATTGGCGATGCGATTATGGCCTTATTTAGCGGCAGTGCTGATGATGCCGTCAAAGCCGGAATTACCATGTTAAACCAACTCGCGGAATACAATCAAGGACGGGAAAAAGCCGGTTATACCCCGATTCATATTGGCATCGGTATCAATACAGGGTCTTTGATGCTGGGCACCGTGGGTGGACAGAAACGAATGGATAGTACAGTGATTAGTGATGCCGTCAATTTAGCCTCACGGATTGAAGGCTTGACTAAAAATTATGGAGTCGCCTTATTAATTAGCGATCGCACCTTTTGTAGCTTGAAAGATCCGAATTCTTATGATATCCGACATATTGACCGGGTTCAAGTCAAAGGAAAATCAGAAATTGTCTCCGTCTATGAAGTTTTTGAGGCCGACCCCCCTGCCATTCGCGAGGGCAAATTAATCACTAAAAGTATCTTTGAAGAAGCCATTCAGCTTTACAATAAAGGCTCATATCCCGAAGCCGCCCGGTTCTTTCAAAAATGTCTCCGAATCAACCCCGGCGATCAAGTCGCCCACATCTATTTAGAACGCACTCAGTCCCCTCATCACTAA
- a CDS encoding adenylate/guanylate cyclase domain-containing protein, giving the protein MTLRKKTLLAIGLTLAGLFGVVHLTSSTILLNGFTALEQKEARRNVKRVLDAFSNSKQELQALNFQWGVWDETYRFIEDGNLDYIERNLGEFNLASLRANAILFINPEGELVFGQGFDLVRQELMPIPAEVSQEIAATSSQVLNPQKSWAGIVTINNRPMTIATGPILNSQGNLPSRGTLAIARFLDREEIQRLAKLTHLDVRAYGLMDPTTPVELQPTIAHLSQISDASDPPILIEPLSREWMAGYSLLPDIYGKPAVLLELNIPRDIYYQGQLSGRYMMASLAIVGLVFGFCTLLLLEKMVLARLSYLSKDVKKIDNRRDLTLRVLVSGKDELSSLAQTINAMLETLESSAKALEIEREKAESLLLNILPEVIADRLKGHEENIADNFAEVTVLFADIVGFTQLSAQIEAAELVQLLNNIFSRFDRALERYQLEKIKTIGDCYMVVAGMPVPCDNSAVAIAEMALEMQEEIARFNTEFHQSLKMRMGIHTGPVVAGVIGIKKFIYDLWGDTVNTASRMESHGIPGQIQVSRATYDCLKDQYRFEERGAIEIKGKGAMQVYLLKGRL; this is encoded by the coding sequence ATGACCCTCCGCAAGAAAACATTACTGGCGATCGGCTTGACCCTAGCTGGGTTATTTGGAGTCGTGCATCTGACCTCATCAACTATTTTACTCAACGGCTTTACCGCCTTAGAACAAAAAGAAGCAAGGCGGAATGTTAAAAGAGTTTTGGATGCCTTCTCCAATTCCAAACAGGAATTACAGGCTCTAAACTTTCAGTGGGGGGTGTGGGATGAAACCTATCGGTTTATCGAAGATGGCAATTTAGACTATATTGAAAGAAATTTAGGGGAATTCAATTTAGCCTCCCTTCGAGCCAATGCGATTCTCTTTATTAATCCAGAGGGGGAACTCGTTTTTGGTCAGGGTTTTGATTTAGTTCGTCAGGAGTTAATGCCAATTCCCGCAGAGGTTTCTCAAGAGATTGCAGCGACTTCGAGTCAAGTGTTGAATCCCCAAAAATCTTGGGCGGGAATTGTTACCATTAATAACCGTCCCATGACGATCGCCACCGGACCGATTCTCAACAGTCAGGGAAATCTTCCCAGTCGCGGCACCCTGGCGATCGCCCGCTTTCTCGATCGCGAAGAAATCCAGCGGTTGGCAAAACTCACCCATTTGGATGTGAGGGCTTATGGACTAATGGATCCAACTACCCCAGTGGAGTTACAGCCGACGATTGCTCACTTATCCCAGATCTCCGATGCTTCGGATCCTCCTATTCTCATTGAACCCCTCAGTCGGGAATGGATGGCTGGGTATAGTTTATTACCAGATATCTATGGTAAACCGGCAGTTTTATTAGAACTAAATATCCCCAGAGATATTTACTATCAAGGTCAACTCAGTGGACGCTATATGATGGCATCTCTGGCGATCGTTGGTCTAGTTTTTGGATTTTGCACCCTATTATTGCTCGAAAAAATGGTGTTGGCTCGCTTATCATATTTGAGCAAAGATGTCAAAAAAATTGATAACCGCCGAGATTTAACCTTGCGAGTATTGGTCTCTGGAAAAGATGAATTATCCAGTTTGGCTCAGACCATTAATGCCATGTTAGAGACCTTGGAATCCTCAGCAAAAGCCCTAGAAATCGAGCGAGAAAAGGCGGAAAGTTTGTTGCTCAATATTTTACCCGAAGTCATCGCCGATCGCCTCAAGGGTCACGAAGAAAACATTGCCGATAATTTTGCCGAAGTGACGGTGTTATTTGCCGATATTGTCGGTTTTACCCAACTCTCCGCTCAAATTGAAGCGGCGGAATTGGTCCAGTTGCTCAATAATATTTTTTCTCGCTTCGATCGCGCCTTGGAACGGTATCAGTTAGAAAAAATTAAAACTATTGGCGATTGTTACATGGTTGTAGCGGGAATGCCGGTTCCCTGTGACAATAGTGCCGTGGCGATCGCAGAGATGGCCCTAGAAATGCAGGAGGAAATCGCCCGATTCAATACCGAATTTCATCAATCCTTAAAAATGCGCATGGGGATCCATACCGGACCCGTCGTCGCTGGGGTGATTGGGATTAAAAAATTTATCTATGACTTATGGGGAGACACGGTGAATACTGCCTCCCGAATGGAATCCCACGGCATTCCCGGCCAAATTCAAGTATCTAGGGCCACCTATGACTGTTTGAAAGATCAATACCGTTTTGAAGAAAGAGGGGCGATCGAGATTAAAGGCAAAGGAGCAATGCAGGTGTATTTACTCAAAGGGCGCTTGTAG
- a CDS encoding FKBP-type peptidyl-prolyl cis-trans isomerase, whose translation MTQAKQGDMVKVHYTGKLDDGTVFDSSIDRDPLEFVLGEGQLIAGFEQAVLGMTPGESKTEKIPADEAYGPHRQEMVVEVERQQLPDNIPLDVGQQLQIQQAPNQIIPVVITAISESKVTLDANPPLAGKDLIFEIELVGIS comes from the coding sequence ATGACCCAAGCCAAGCAGGGCGATATGGTGAAAGTTCACTACACGGGTAAATTAGACGATGGGACTGTCTTTGATTCCTCCATCGATCGCGACCCTTTAGAATTTGTCCTGGGGGAAGGACAACTCATTGCCGGTTTTGAACAAGCGGTTTTAGGGATGACTCCGGGGGAATCCAAAACGGAAAAAATTCCGGCGGATGAGGCATACGGTCCCCATCGTCAAGAAATGGTGGTGGAAGTTGAGCGGCAGCAATTACCGGATAATATCCCCTTAGATGTGGGACAACAATTACAAATTCAACAAGCCCCCAATCAAATTATTCCCGTGGTCATTACGGCGATTTCTGAGTCAAAAGTGACTTTAGATGCCAATCCTCCCCTGGCTGGAAAAGATTTGATTTTTGAAATTGAGTTGGTTGGCATTAGTTAA